In Oncorhynchus nerka isolate Pitt River linkage group LG26, Oner_Uvic_2.0, whole genome shotgun sequence, one DNA window encodes the following:
- the LOC115120805 gene encoding 5-hydroxytryptamine receptor 3A-like, giving the protein MLIAKEALSQPQSPSCISNISVPLIVYETLSVDTKDLRFESHLQVMLSWEDPDLSWNTSVYHHDMVVLPVSKIWTPELHVTNGVQTTMKHGNKDLLVHSNGTIEHMVIMNTVVGCEVNLYNYPFASDFCPIAINVWELKGCGMFLNFGNVSKTSANRGDWLTEEVELNTKGGRDDRNYLWVSLKMRSENPFLSLVLPSILIIVADVVSFSLPLGGGERISFKVTLVLSFIMFLIILNDLLPGGGQCSPIIRKHFCFCLVILVLSTLQSMVLTRLAKCGTLWPCSLSKSKDSLLKDTDNEEESKSDIKASEEEKNTALQKVVKFLNKMAAQDQKNAIHHRFANKVDLICFCIYLTVLIVYAVVILYFSFGSQCKINQLDFWS; this is encoded by the exons ATGCTGATTGCGAAAGAAGCTCTGAGTCAGCCACAGTCTCCATCATGCATCTCAAATATCAGTGTGCCGTTAATAGTGTATGAAACTCTGTCTGTC GACACAAAGGATCTCCGCTTCGAGAGTCATCTGCAAGTCATGTTG TCTTGGGAAGACCCTGATTTATCATGGAACACATCAGTCTATCATCATGATATGGTGGTCCTGCCTGTCAGCAAAATCTGGACTCCTGAACTCCATGTGACTAATGG AGTGCAAACAACGATGAAGCACGGCAACAAGGACTTGCTGGTGCACAGCAACGGGACTATAGAGCACATGGTCATCATGAACACTGTGGTGGGCTGTGAAGTCAATCTGTACAACTACCCCTTCGCTTCAGATTTCTGCCCCATCGCCATCAATGTATGGGAACTTAAAG GATGTGGCATGTTCCTGAACTTCGGGAATGTGAGCAAAACTAGCGCAAACCGTGGGGACTGGCTAACCGAGGAGGTGGAACTTAACACTAAAGGAGGCAGAGATGATCGCAACTATCTATGG GTGTCGCTGAAAATGCGGTCTGAAAACCCCTTTCTGTCCCTGGTCCTGCCCAGTATACTGATCATTGTGGCAGATGTGGTGAGCTTCTCCCTGCCACTGGGAGGGGGCGAGCGTATCTCATTCAAGGTTACACTGGTTCTCAGCTTCATCATGTTCCTCATCATCCTCAACGACCTGCTGCCTGGAGGAGGCCAGTGCAGCCCCATCATCC GAAAGCACTTCTGTTTCTGTTTGGTCATCCTGGTATTGAGCACGTTGCAGTCTATGGTGCTCACACGCCTGGCTAAGTGTGGCACTCTCTGGCCCTGCAGCCTCTCCAAGTCCAAAGACTCACTGCTTAAAGACACAGACAATGAAGAGG AATCCAAGTCTGATATTAAAGcctcagaggaagagaagaatacAGCCCTCCAGAAGGTGGTGAAGTTTCTCAACAAAATGGCTGCACAAGACCAGAAAAATGCTATACACCATCGCTTTGCCAACAAAGTGGACTTGATCTGTTTCTGTATCTATCTCACCGTCCTCATTGTTTATGCAGTCGTCATTTTATATTTCTCCTTTGGTTCTCAATGTAAGATCAACCAATTAGATTTCTGGTCATAA